The Gemmatimonadaceae bacterium genome has a segment encoding these proteins:
- a CDS encoding SWIB/MDM2 domain-containing protein yields the protein MAAKKAKRGGAKRGAKRGAKKARGSARKAGRKRTGAKRAPNPAFMKPMQPDAALGAVVGNSPMPRTEITKKLWQYIKRNGCQDQKERRMINADDKLRPVFGGKNKVSMFEMTKLVNKHMK from the coding sequence ATGGCAGCGAAAAAAGCAAAGCGGGGCGGCGCCAAGCGCGGTGCGAAACGTGGTGCGAAGAAGGCACGTGGTAGCGCGCGCAAGGCGGGTCGGAAGCGCACCGGTGCGAAGCGCGCACCGAATCCTGCGTTCATGAAGCCGATGCAGCCGGATGCTGCGCTTGGCGCCGTCGTCGGGAACAGCCCGATGCCGCGCACCGAAATCACGAAGAAGTTGTGGCAGTACATCAAGCGGAATGGCTGCCAGGACCAGAAGGAGCGTCGGATGATCAACGCCGACGACAAGCTCCGCCCCGTCTTCGGCGGCAAAAACAAAGTCTCGATGTTCGAGATGACCAAGCTCGTCAACAAGCACATGAAGTAA